GCGTGTTTAAAGAGGTCAATGTTGCCAAATCCATTATCGTTAATATAAATAGACAGACCTAAGTATTCCGTACGCGACGTTAAAGCGacttttttcctctgttgctGCGGAGAGGGCAAGCGGTCACAAGAACGACCTCGATTCGCCGAGAttgttctctcctcggaAGCGACGCTTCACCcatttcctcttttttctcgagccTTTGCTGCGCCTCGTTTTAGGATGGAGAACTCCTGGGGAGACTCGTGGGGGCGCTTCCTGCCGTAGTCGCGAAGGCTCTGACGGCATGGACGAATGCAGGACGTTCGACTCTCGTGAGTTCTCTGAGAGATTTGCAGCCTTCTCACCAGCCACCCGTAAGTCTGAAAGAGGAGTTCTGTGACTCGAAGTCAAGTTTTCAGTTCACCAGTTATTCCTTCGAACTCCACAGGCACTCTCGGGTGCTCTCGAACGGATGTCGCTCTCGCTGCTGGACTCGACGACGCTGCCGATGCGGGGctcggtttctctccgaAGCGAAAGGTCTTGCGAATTCGTTGTCAACTCTCGAGAAGGAAATGTTGAGGCGCGTCAGCGGAGGATTCTTCGTCGCTCGCCGTTCAGTAGTATGCATGCGCGGAGACGTGTGGATTGTCTTTGCTTGCTTTTCAGTCGAAAGACACTGCAGTTTCTCTGGAGGAGAGACTCTCGAGCTTGGTGAACAGTCACCCCGTGATGGTTTTCatgaaggggaagagagaagcgccttTCTGCAGATTCAGCAAACAACTGATGGGCATTTTCGCCGAGAAGCGACTCGTGCACTTCGGCGCCTTCGACGTTttcgacgacgaagaagttCGCGAAGGCCTAAAAAAATTCTCCAACTGGCCTACCTACCCCCAAGTCTACGTCAAGGTAAATTCTAAATTCACtcatatacatgtatatgcgtatacatatatatgtatatatatatatatatatatatatatatatacgcattgATATTCATGTAGGTATATTTGTCGGTCTTTTCAGACCTGTTGACGTGtgaatatatgtatatatatatatatatagagagagagagagagagggaggtgGACGAGCGATCTTCGTTAGGTATGTATCGATTTACCTAGGTGTATGTATCCATGTGTATCACTGATGtttgtatatgtgtgtatacgtATGCACATAGGGTGAGTACACTTACGACAGATCTGGGATTGTTTTTGGAGACGCACGAGACAGAGGTCCACTCCGTATCATCTAAGTAGGGCAGCGTATGCCTTGTGTCTAaatttccttcttctgtgctcGGAAAAGGTgctctctcgtcttgtcAAAAAGACATGCGACTTTTCTCGACTCTTTTCAGGGCGAGTTGATTGGCGGAGTCGACATTATTCGCGCACTGTGTGAAGACGGTTCCTTCAACGAAGTGTTCCCCCCGGAAGCCTTTGCTTAAGACGCGGCAAGCGCTCCAAATACATACAGAAGTATCTGTATGATTATCCACtaatgtgtgtgtgtatggcGAAACcgacatacatatatataaatataaatatatataaatatataaatatatgtttTCTGCATATTTGTATGGGTGGTTTagagtgtctctgcagcgagCAGAAATAGGCGTATGTAGAAGCTTTTGGCTTATGTGTATTTCTGCACAAATGCCTGTGCGTATCTGCACatacgtatgtgtgtgtgtttgtagGGAGGTGCAGAGTGTTGTTTTCTTTGCGTTTTCCCGTTGGAGGCATTTGTTatctctcctttgtttctctttttccgcaAGAAATGCTTCGTTTGTCTGGATGTTTCCTGCATTTTCGCTGTTGCTTCTCCACACTGTTTCATCGTGTCTTTCTTGTCCACACCTCGTTTGCGCTCGGCGGCGCTCCTCTCCCGCTGAAAGCCgctggtgtctcctctggtgtacatacacccgagcgTCGTtcagttcttttcttcctttcgtgCATTTTTCGGGCGTCCGCTTTTTTTTCCGTTGTGCATGCGTACCTGGCGCAGGCgtggttttttcttctgtgttgcCTGTGCCTCACCCTCGACCCTCAACCTCGCCTCTTTTTTTGTCGCTTCCGGTGAGGAAGAACCCACTTTATGAGCAATTCTTTGAGTCTCTTCGAAACCGCTGTTTGCCTGAGGCAGTCGGCGTTTGAGGAATTTCTTGGGCGACGGTGCTCAAGTGGAAGCACCGCCTGcgcgtcgctcttttctACGGATTGCCTCAGTCTCGACCTCTGGGGCGTGTCTgctgttctctcgctctctcgccgctgtcGCGTATATCCGttccgccttttctctcttctgtcctcaTTTCCTATTCTCTGAAACAAGAGCCTCCCGTGAGGCGACATGCCGAGCTCCATGTGCGCCAGTCTAACTTGCGCGTACGCTCCTttgagaagagcgagaagcgagaagagaggagaggcacagatagaggaagagagccgaaagggaacaagagagagaagacgacagtgacagagaacaaagaaacgaaggaaaggagaaagagggtggaaacaagagagaaaagcatcTACGATTTGGGGATCTCAAGCGAAAGCGGGAACACGATTTTCTCACCGAATCAACACGCTGGTGCCGACATGGCTCTCTTCGATTTTGAACGAAAGAGACCAGAGATTTCAAAGGCGTTTTAGCGACTTCTTTGCAAACTGTTTTTTCGAGACCGCTTCCCCTTCCCCTGtctcgtctgcatgcaatgAACCTGCCATGTATCTCTCTTTTGCTGCAAGTGGCTcaagaaaggaggagacggaagaagcgaaaagctCTCAGCCCGGCGAACTcgtgctctgcatgcactgcggCTTTCTACGACTTCCACTTCGAGAAAGGCGGCAGTGCGGataagagagagacacccaTTCTAAAACAATTTTCTTGTCCCGGACTGCAGAGGAGTTCCCAGTCGTGCTGTTGTTCAGAGGCAAATAACACTCGAAGAGGAGCAAAGGCACCTAAAGAAAACGATACACCGAAatttgtctctgcatgctgtcGCGAAGCGAAGCGGCTGCGCAATCCATCACTCTGAgcacgctgcatgcacaaaatATTTTCGAATTTCCTTCAACGCGCCACGAGGAACTTTCGGTGAACTCCATTTGACGCACAGGAACTTTGCCGCTAAAAAATATACAGAAATTGCTGTATTCTTGCGCTGTTTTTATCCGCACTCAAACATGTATATAAAACGTGCATATATATCCATGTAAATGTAAATGCGTATATATTCACGTACCTATGtgttacatatatatatatatatatatatatgtaaatatataaatatatgtatatgtaaatatataaatatatatatatatatgtaaatatataaatatatatatatatatggatgtgcAGATATATCCATGTGCATATACAAGCATATGTGTCTTCATCTGTGTGTTTGATACACGTATTGGGACATTTTTTTGCGGAAAAGAACTGGCTGCCTGCAGAGGCAAAATTGATTTCTTTTTGTCGCTCCCGTGTTTCGTTTGTTCACGTTCTTTCGGCTTTCCTCCTCACATGTCGCcagtcttctctcgactttcttGTTCGTTCTCGACCCCATCTGCGGCCGAGAGACTTCTCAAACTCTCACAGCTGCCCGCTTgtcctctcgctgtctgcagAACTTTGCCGCAGCTTCGcaaagaggggaaagagaaaaaaggaggagacggaaaagaaaaagagaagaaaggagaagaaggaaaagaaggagagacacggagagcgACATCCCATAACTCGGGAGGCGCGGAGAAATCGGAGAAAGgcgtcggcgtctctcccttgtttACGCGCCGCCTTTcaagtgtctctgttcctgcTCTTTCTTGTAAATTCACCTgtcgcgttcgcctctcctgTTTCGTGAACTGCTCAGAAATGTTTCTCCTTGGCGGCGGGTCTGCAGCCTCCACTTcgcgtcctctttctcccaactctctgcgtcgcctctgctcCGGCGAAGCAGCTGCGTGTATCCTTGGAAGACGATCGAATTCTTGCTGCGTTCTGAGACGcagtccttcctctctggaaTCCAAAACCCTTAGCATCAGTTgcgttgtctcctctcttccgctgggtgtctccttcctcctccctctcctctgcagagacagggaaggacAGCTCGCTCCCCAGCGTCCACTCTGCTCAAACCGGCCCTGGCCgcgcgcctcttctgctctctcagGAGGTCGAAGACGactgctttctttctctgcctccgcgaGATGAAGAAACCAACgactttctttcgcttctctctcgtgagAGGCGctccctctttctgctgggcgacacagagaggacgcgagcgGGCGAGAGACTGGCCGTTCAGAAGAACCGAGAAAAACTGGAGTGCATCCAGCTGGAGCAAAGGCctgaggaaaaaacggaagggaagaaggacgagaagaagaagaaggaagagcagacgacagttgaggagaggaagcggggAGGTGTGAAGACGGCGGGGGGGCgtagagaagagaactgagATGAacaaacgaaggaagaggtgACGGCGACGCTGAGTAAACAGGAAGACACGAGGGCTGGAAAGGCTgagaagagcagcgagaaCAAGACGCGACAGGAAGGTGAGAGTGGAGCGGCAAGGAAGAACATGGACGAGTCcgaggggagacgaagccTTCTGTTTTCCCTTTGTGCAAGCTCGGTGTGCCATCGCGAGGAGAACTtgaagaggaacgaggcTGTAGAGTTTTGGggcagtgaagaagacgaaagctTTGCTCTCCATGCAAATGCGAGGCAGCACCAGCATTCGCAGAAggctctctgcttttccttgTTCTGTTCTTGTCTTGTGAAGCAGTGAAGGCTCCTTCCTTCCCCCGAAGGTCTGTCAGCCGCGCGccatcttctctcctttctcgtctcgctgcgcttgtctctctcatcttctcaaagtctgcctcgccttcgcctctcctgaAACTCCGACGCGCGTCTGTGCATTCGCGACGAGTCGCTCTTCGCgtagaagaaggaaacgcagaggaagaagaagaaggaaacgcagaggaagaagaagaaggaaacgcagaggaagaagaagaaggaaacgcagaggaagaagaagaaggaaacgcaaaggaagaagaagaaggaaacgcagaggaagaagaagaaggaaacgcagaggaagaagaagaagaaggaaacgcagaggaagaagtagaagcagaaagaaaaggggaagcgaggggagaagaagaagggagaggagtgAGGAGAATGACGTGTCTAcgtcgagagcgagaagaaagaggacgcTTTTCAGGAGAGtagggagacgagggaaggCGGCAATCAGATTTCTCcgaggcaggaagagagacgcgcgaggtCGGCGAAGCTGAAAAAGGCGTTTCGTCGattctcttcgtcgagcGGACCGACGACGGGCAGATGGTCCCCACTCCCTGCCCCGGTAGTCTCTCTTCAGCTGTCTGCGCAGATTCTTCTTCATATCGTTTCGCACTTTGACCAGTCTTTGTGttcgctttcctcgccgcgtctgccttcttcagagAAGGACCGCAGATACGAGAAAGCAGCGTAGGAAGCTCGGTCTGCTGGTCAGAGAAAGAACCGGCAGAACGCACactccgagagagagaacaagagcgagaagaagagagagaacaagcaaCAGAGCCCCGGGTCTTGCGAGGCTGTTGAGATGTCGAAGAAGGGTGGAGTCGAATGGACGAGCATGTCTCGGTGAAGCGTCCTTTcacttcttcgtcctcctgcGCTTCCTCGGTCACTCCGCTGGTTccgttctctttgtctcctcgttccttttcttcgttcgtTGTGCTTCGCATGTCACCTCGAGAAGTTCGCGCGGCTCTTGAAAGAAGATCTGCGGGTCggttttcgccttcgcttccctccCTGGAAAACGCGACCGCCCGCGATCGGCGCATCTGCAGCAGTTTGTGAGCAGTGAATTTGACGCACAGATCCTCGAGGAGttttgcgttcttctcttgttccaTGGTCAAttttgtcgcttctctcgggCTATCCATTCCACCTCCTGACACCGACCATCTTCCTTTACCTGTGCTTGCCGCagctcttccttccctctctttttctccctctctttctctctcttcttctctccgttgtgCTGGctgagtcttcttctgtt
This window of the Toxoplasma gondii ME49 chromosome VI, whole genome shotgun sequence genome carries:
- a CDS encoding glutaredoxin domain-containing protein (encoded by transcript TGME49_238070) — its product is MAGCVQMLKNGDEATAFRKANGQRALLFVQAAHGPSQQMQEVFENFQEDFPTVAFGVVDVASNKCFAHANGVTEVPTTIFYEDGELLGRLVGALPAVVAKALTAWTNAGRSTLVSSLRDLQPSHQPPSKDTAVSLEERLSSLVNSHPVMVFMKGKREAPFCRFSKQLMGIFAEKRLVHFGAFDVFDDEEVREGLKKFSNWPTYPQVYVKGELIGGVDIIRALCEDGSFNEVFPPEAFA
- a CDS encoding hypothetical protein (encoded by transcript TGME49_238073), producing the protein MFSAYLYGWFRVSLQRAEIGVCRSFWLMCISAQMPVRICTYVCVCVCREVQSVVFFAFSRWRHLLSLLCFSFSARNASFVWMFPAFSLLLLHTVSSCLSCPHLVCARRRSSPAESRWCLLWCTYTRASFSSFLPFVHFSGVRFFFRCACVPGAGVVFSSVLPVPHPRPSTSPLFLSLPWLKKGGDGRSEKLSARRTRALHALRLSTTSTSRKAAVRIRERHPF